In Bifidobacterium sp. ESL0745, one DNA window encodes the following:
- a CDS encoding ATP-binding cassette domain-containing protein — MQAITPTDTEELTAQVGQADDNLPQSVRFEYWGYRHASRSEFTVTDLNLDIKAGERVLLLGASGIGKSTLLEATAGLIGGGFAGSDSQAGQDNTAYEDEDGGVSVGRILIGGIPVTQARGKVGLVLQDPDAQAVFERLGDNVAFGPENMAMSPELIWPCVRKALDEVGLGGLQLHRMVTHLSGGQLQRLALAGALAMNPGVLLLDEPTANLDPEGVSQIVGAVKRVVDRNHSTMVLVEHRVDEWIDLIDRVVLLGKNGDTSAARVEADGTPDKVFGDKTIDFDELGIWIPRRYRHRELPSRAPAQDKTMQDLGEVRKEAVLSTRHLSIGRAGKAIAEDINLDFSSGEVVALVGRNGAGKSTLSLTLAGLLEPVSGEVVARGPLAKGVKGTAPITWKSSQLASRISYVFQNPEHQFARGTVLEEVMLGPIRSGTPEEEAKSAAISLLRRFSLERYAEANPYTLSGGEKRRLTVASALASAPHVLILDEPTFGQDRTTWREMVDLIAKLRDEGICIIVVTHDRDLVRALDARVIEFRADAGSEDAGRENRELIGNNGSGDSKRHSSRPVGEVAKTRQAERQSERQIVEVSAINDRQEAEHLSSASPFLATLNPSFRFIGGLLVALPMLLSLDWVSAGVALAVEFLLLALLGISPWRVVKSTWPVFIGAPGSALAVVLYGKEGGTLWWHWGLMTITDRSLILALATALRVLAIGVPAIIAVIGIDATDLADSFSQILHLPDRFVYGGLAGMRLFSVLRDDWAALTASRRSRGLGDENKFKAFFPQTFALLVLSIRRSTMLATAMEARGFGSDLPRTHARVSRVHTRDWAFLAVCLLIPVLSLVVSALCGTFAFFGG; from the coding sequence CGGCGCAAGTCGGGCAGGCCGACGACAATCTGCCGCAATCCGTGCGTTTCGAATATTGGGGATACCGTCATGCCTCGCGCAGCGAGTTTACGGTCACCGATCTTAACCTTGATATCAAGGCCGGTGAACGTGTATTGCTTCTGGGTGCTTCTGGAATCGGCAAGTCGACGTTGCTTGAGGCTACGGCGGGGCTGATCGGTGGTGGGTTTGCCGGTTCCGACTCTCAAGCGGGCCAGGATAATACGGCCTATGAAGACGAGGACGGGGGTGTGAGCGTCGGTCGGATTCTGATTGGCGGCATCCCCGTCACCCAGGCGCGCGGCAAGGTCGGACTTGTATTGCAGGATCCGGACGCCCAGGCTGTTTTCGAACGGTTGGGTGACAATGTGGCGTTCGGCCCGGAAAACATGGCGATGTCGCCGGAGTTGATATGGCCGTGCGTTCGTAAGGCTTTGGACGAGGTCGGCCTCGGCGGTCTGCAGTTGCATCGCATGGTGACGCACTTGAGCGGTGGACAGTTGCAGCGGCTGGCGTTGGCCGGTGCGCTCGCAATGAATCCCGGCGTGTTGTTGCTTGACGAGCCCACGGCGAACCTTGACCCGGAAGGCGTTTCCCAGATTGTGGGCGCGGTCAAAAGGGTAGTTGACAGGAACCATTCGACGATGGTGTTGGTGGAGCACCGGGTCGACGAATGGATTGATTTGATCGACCGCGTCGTGCTGCTTGGCAAAAACGGTGATACTTCCGCCGCCAGGGTGGAGGCCGATGGGACGCCCGATAAGGTTTTCGGGGATAAGACCATTGACTTCGATGAGCTCGGCATTTGGATTCCCAGACGGTACCGGCACCGTGAATTGCCAAGTCGTGCGCCTGCTCAGGACAAAACAATGCAGGATTTGGGCGAGGTCAGGAAGGAGGCCGTTCTTTCCACCCGTCATCTGTCCATCGGCCGGGCAGGCAAGGCCATCGCCGAGGACATCAATCTTGATTTCAGCAGCGGTGAGGTGGTTGCGCTGGTCGGACGCAACGGGGCAGGGAAATCCACACTTTCTCTGACGTTGGCAGGATTGCTTGAACCGGTTTCCGGTGAGGTCGTCGCTCGCGGCCCTTTGGCAAAAGGCGTTAAAGGGACTGCTCCAATTACTTGGAAATCCTCTCAGTTGGCCAGCCGTATATCCTACGTTTTCCAAAATCCCGAACATCAGTTCGCCCGTGGTACGGTGCTCGAAGAAGTGATGCTCGGGCCGATCCGGTCCGGTACACCGGAAGAAGAGGCCAAGTCCGCCGCAATCTCGTTGCTCCGGCGTTTTAGCCTTGAACGATATGCCGAGGCCAATCCCTACACGCTTTCCGGCGGGGAGAAGCGCCGGTTGACCGTCGCCTCGGCCTTGGCATCGGCTCCGCATGTGCTCATCCTCGATGAACCCACATTCGGGCAGGACCGCACCACTTGGCGCGAAATGGTCGACCTTATCGCCAAATTGCGTGACGAGGGTATCTGCATCATCGTAGTGACCCACGATCGTGATCTGGTGCGGGCATTGGATGCCCGAGTCATCGAGTTTCGTGCCGATGCCGGTTCCGAGGACGCTGGCCGCGAAAATCGCGAGTTGATTGGAAACAATGGCTCCGGTGACTCGAAGCGCCACAGCAGTCGACCTGTCGGTGAAGTAGCGAAAACGCGACAAGCCGAACGGCAAAGCGAACGACAGATCGTTGAGGTCAGCGCCATCAATGATCGTCAGGAAGCGGAGCATTTGTCGAGCGCATCACCGTTTTTGGCGACACTCAATCCCTCGTTCCGTTTTATCGGTGGACTTCTGGTGGCCCTGCCGATGTTGCTGAGCCTCGATTGGGTGTCCGCCGGTGTCGCGTTGGCTGTGGAATTTCTGTTGCTGGCGTTGTTGGGCATATCGCCTTGGCGCGTGGTCAAGTCCACATGGCCGGTGTTCATCGGAGCTCCCGGGTCGGCCTTGGCCGTGGTGCTCTACGGCAAGGAGGGCGGCACCCTTTGGTGGCACTGGGGCTTGATGACCATTACCGATCGCTCTTTGATACTTGCACTGGCGACGGCCTTGCGCGTGCTGGCCATCGGTGTCCCTGCCATCATCGCGGTCATCGGCATCGATGCCACCGATCTGGCCGATTCCTTCAGCCAGATTCTTCATCTTCCCGACCGCTTTGTCTATGGTGGCCTTGCCGGAATGCGCCTCTTTTCGGTGTTGCGCGATGATTGGGCTGCACTCACCGCCTCGCGTCGTTCCCGCGGTCTTGGCGACGAAAACAAGTTTAAGGCCTTCTTCCCGCAGACTTTCGCGCTGCTGGTCCTGTCCATCCGTCGCTCCACGATGCTCGCCACGGCGATGGAAGCCCGCGGTTTTGGATCGGATCTACCGAGAACGCATGCAAGAGTCAGCCGCGTGCACACCCGTGATTGGGCGTTTTTGGCGGTATGCCTGCTGATTCCCGTCCTTTCCCTGGTGGTTTCCGCCCTATGCGGCACCTTTGCCTTCTTCGGTGGGTGA
- a CDS encoding RNA methyltransferase, which yields MPEVVEDCYVQMDERQSGLLSSVVDDIAREADGQGLYIHQVTDDVMHRMSAVAQGIVAVGNLETMQKRMVQDFERGLVDEAQKKKVVHNVATRGTEVKGDVGTDDNVREASQSEGNELYSITSGDTVAAFWQIRDPGNAGTVIRSADAAGCRAVIFVDDCVDRFNPKVIRSTAGSLFHLPVVTMSTEEFFAWAQAQDREVMAADVYGTEKIKPESLIDVVTEFGESQSGDADYRNDQSHELSSDVKNARNIQIGGNAVNQAGQHFYAILFGNEARGLSDDVLERVQRIVSIPLYGKAESLNLATSTAVMLFALAMACDAAQRK from the coding sequence ATGCCGGAAGTTGTCGAGGACTGCTATGTCCAGATGGACGAACGACAGTCTGGGCTGCTTTCGTCAGTGGTCGATGACATTGCGCGTGAAGCCGACGGGCAAGGGCTCTATATTCATCAGGTTACCGATGATGTGATGCACCGCATGAGTGCGGTCGCACAAGGCATTGTTGCGGTTGGCAATCTTGAAACCATGCAAAAGCGGATGGTTCAGGACTTTGAACGCGGGCTGGTTGATGAGGCACAAAAAAAGAAAGTCGTCCACAATGTCGCCACTCGAGGTACTGAAGTAAAAGGTGATGTTGGAACGGACGATAACGTACGTGAAGCTTCTCAATCAGAGGGCAATGAATTATATTCCATTACGTCCGGTGATACCGTGGCCGCATTCTGGCAGATACGTGACCCTGGGAATGCTGGAACAGTGATTCGTTCGGCCGATGCCGCCGGGTGCCGGGCCGTGATTTTTGTGGATGATTGCGTTGACCGGTTCAACCCGAAAGTCATCCGCTCCACGGCTGGATCGCTGTTCCATTTGCCGGTGGTCACGATGAGCACCGAGGAGTTCTTTGCATGGGCGCAAGCACAGGATCGCGAAGTGATGGCGGCGGATGTCTATGGAACCGAAAAAATAAAACCGGAATCGTTGATTGACGTGGTGACCGAGTTCGGTGAGTCGCAAAGCGGCGATGCCGATTATCGGAATGATCAAAGTCATGAATTATCGTCTGATGTTAAAAATGCTCGAAATATTCAGATCGGAGGCAATGCTGTCAATCAAGCTGGTCAACATTTTTATGCGATCCTATTTGGCAACGAGGCGCGCGGGTTGTCTGATGATGTGTTGGAACGTGTGCAGCGCATCGTCTCCATACCGCTGTATGGCAAGGCCGAATCGCTGAATCTTGCCACCAGCACCGCAGTGATGCTGTTCGCGCTGGCGATGGCATGTGACGCTGCGCAACGCAAGTAA
- the pheS gene encoding phenylalanine--tRNA ligase subunit alpha, whose amino-acid sequence MAQSASFDAGAVTDEVAEGISKIKSASTMEELKAIKTEYAGAESAMTQASRAIGGLPKDEKKGAGQLMGKLRADFGRAYGLKEAQVKAQEETRQLASETVDMTLPIDRKPLGARHPLPKLMEDVEDLFISMGWQISAGPEVETEWYDFDALNFGPDHPARQMQDTFYVKGNQAKDAAGFVGSNMVLRTQTSSDQVRALLTRGVPLYIASPGRVFRTDELDATHTPVFHQCEALAVDKGLTMGDLKGVLDKLAVSMFGPEAKSRLRPSYFPFTEPSAELDLWFPDKKGGPGWIEWGGCGMVNPNVLRSAGLDPDVYTGFAFGVGMERTLLLRHDINDMHDLVEGDVRFSKQFVMGE is encoded by the coding sequence GTGGCACAGAGTGCGTCATTCGATGCCGGAGCAGTGACCGATGAGGTCGCCGAGGGCATCTCGAAAATCAAGAGTGCCTCCACCATGGAGGAGCTTAAAGCCATAAAGACGGAGTACGCCGGCGCTGAGTCAGCGATGACCCAGGCCAGCCGTGCCATCGGTGGGCTGCCAAAGGACGAGAAGAAGGGTGCCGGCCAGCTTATGGGCAAGCTGCGTGCCGATTTCGGACGTGCCTACGGGCTCAAGGAGGCACAGGTCAAGGCCCAGGAAGAGACCCGTCAGCTTGCCTCCGAAACGGTCGATATGACGCTGCCGATCGATCGTAAGCCGCTGGGCGCCCGCCACCCACTGCCCAAGCTGATGGAAGATGTCGAAGACCTCTTCATCTCCATGGGCTGGCAGATTTCCGCAGGCCCCGAAGTGGAAACCGAGTGGTACGACTTCGACGCGCTGAACTTCGGCCCCGACCACCCTGCCCGCCAGATGCAGGACACCTTCTATGTCAAGGGTAACCAGGCCAAGGATGCCGCCGGATTCGTGGGCTCCAACATGGTGCTGCGTACGCAGACCTCCTCCGATCAGGTCCGCGCGCTGTTGACCCGTGGTGTGCCGCTGTATATTGCGTCTCCTGGTCGCGTGTTCCGTACCGACGAACTCGATGCGACCCATACCCCTGTCTTCCACCAGTGCGAAGCGTTGGCCGTTGATAAAGGCCTGACGATGGGTGATCTCAAGGGCGTGCTCGACAAGCTGGCCGTCTCGATGTTCGGGCCGGAGGCCAAGAGCAGACTCCGTCCGAGCTACTTCCCGTTCACCGAGCCCAGCGCCGAGCTGGATCTCTGGTTCCCCGACAAGAAGGGCGGCCCTGGCTGGATCGAATGGGGCGGCTGCGGCATGGTCAATCCGAACGTGCTACGTTCGGCCGGCCTCGACCCGGACGTCTATACCGGCTTCGCGTTTGGCGTGGGCATGGAGCGCACACTGCTGCTGCGCCACGATATCAACGACATGCACGACCTCGTCGAAGGCGACGTGCGTTTCAGCAAACAGTTTGTGATGGGGGAGTGA
- the pheT gene encoding phenylalanine--tRNA ligase subunit beta, whose amino-acid sequence MPMVDIDWLKEHVEVPAGLTYEQLAKDLVHVGLEEEEIHSSQVTGPIVVGYVVDCTPEPQKNGKTINWCHVDVGDKYNDTDETGNKVPRGIVCGAPNMAAGEKVVVTLPGAVLPGDFKIEPRKTYGHISNGMCASERELGLGSDHSGIILLNHYGFSKEEADALKPGDDAMHLLHLDQPVLEINITPDRGYTLSYRGVAREYHHSTGAPYTDPVDALNAETPKVAENGKGDIQVEIEDNNPIHGVPGCDRYYARIVRNFDPSAETPSWMRRRLIRAGMRSISLAVDVTNYVMMDLGQPMHAYDLDKICGPIVVRRANKGETLTTLDGKKHDLSVEDLLITDSPDGTRGSRILGLAGVMGGLYGEVTVDTKNILLESAHFDQVTIARSARRHKTPSEASKRYERGVDYDLQPAAAQMAADLMAEYGHGEPSDTPVDVNNTHPREAIDFKLTETKRLTGLDTTDKRIREILEDIGCKVSDGKAEGHISVVPPTWRPDLTMPCDLVEEIARLVGYDEIPVTMPLAPVEGEVGLTPDQQRQRDVANELAEYGLVETLSYPFVGDADFKAFGYDSDEIKPVSVEVANPLAGDRPYLRREVLPTLAQTVQRNLRRGLENISLYEIGHVYLWDPNAPAIPALPGGQRPSDEALKALDAGLPEQPLHVAAILTGKAVETGWLGESRNVDYSDAIEAMNRVVDRLGANVTIVQPEPQDVPMQWHPGRAAKVMAGGTFVGMVGELHPHVNTALGFPEHSAAFELNLTALFATLSGKPVQAKPISTFPPVKQDLAFTIPDTVTAAQLQQLIEDAASDNLESIELFDVFSGDQLGEHQKSLAYSVTFRSPDKTLTSDDTEAIRKAIVDKAETIGAQLRA is encoded by the coding sequence ATGCCAATGGTAGATATTGACTGGCTCAAGGAACACGTCGAGGTTCCGGCCGGTCTGACATACGAACAGCTTGCCAAGGATCTGGTTCACGTCGGCCTTGAGGAAGAGGAGATTCATTCCTCGCAGGTCACCGGGCCGATCGTGGTTGGCTATGTGGTCGACTGCACGCCGGAACCACAGAAGAACGGCAAGACCATCAACTGGTGCCACGTCGACGTCGGCGACAAATACAATGACACCGACGAGACCGGCAACAAGGTGCCACGCGGCATCGTCTGTGGCGCGCCGAACATGGCGGCCGGCGAAAAAGTCGTCGTCACCCTTCCGGGCGCGGTATTGCCCGGCGATTTCAAGATCGAACCGCGCAAGACCTACGGCCATATTTCCAACGGCATGTGCGCCTCCGAGCGCGAGCTAGGGCTGGGCAGCGACCACAGCGGCATCATTCTGCTGAACCATTATGGATTCAGCAAGGAAGAGGCCGATGCGCTGAAGCCCGGCGACGATGCGATGCATCTGCTGCATCTCGATCAGCCGGTGCTGGAGATCAACATCACCCCTGACCGCGGTTATACGCTTTCCTATCGCGGCGTGGCACGTGAGTATCATCATTCCACTGGTGCTCCGTACACCGATCCGGTCGATGCACTGAACGCCGAGACCCCGAAGGTCGCCGAAAACGGCAAGGGCGATATTCAAGTCGAGATCGAGGACAACAACCCGATCCATGGCGTGCCCGGATGCGACCGCTACTATGCCCGTATCGTGCGCAACTTCGACCCGTCGGCCGAGACGCCGAGTTGGATGCGCCGTCGCCTGATCCGCGCCGGCATGCGTTCGATCTCGCTGGCTGTGGACGTCACCAACTATGTGATGATGGACTTGGGCCAGCCGATGCACGCCTACGACCTTGATAAGATCTGCGGGCCGATCGTCGTGCGTCGTGCCAACAAAGGTGAGACCCTGACGACCCTCGACGGCAAGAAGCACGATCTGAGCGTCGAGGACCTGCTCATCACCGATTCGCCTGACGGCACGCGTGGTTCCCGTATCCTCGGCTTGGCCGGCGTCATGGGTGGTCTTTACGGCGAAGTCACGGTCGATACCAAAAATATTCTCTTGGAATCCGCTCACTTCGACCAGGTGACCATCGCCCGTTCCGCACGTCGTCACAAGACCCCGTCCGAGGCTTCCAAGCGCTATGAGCGTGGCGTGGATTACGATTTGCAGCCCGCCGCCGCGCAGATGGCCGCCGACCTGATGGCCGAGTACGGCCATGGTGAGCCTTCCGACACTCCGGTTGACGTCAATAACACCCATCCGCGCGAGGCTATCGATTTCAAGCTCACCGAGACCAAGCGCCTCACCGGTCTTGATACGACCGACAAGCGTATCCGTGAGATTCTGGAAGACATCGGCTGCAAGGTCAGCGACGGTAAGGCTGAGGGTCACATTTCCGTGGTTCCTCCGACCTGGCGTCCTGACCTCACCATGCCCTGCGATCTCGTTGAAGAGATCGCGCGTCTCGTCGGGTACGACGAGATTCCGGTCACCATGCCTCTGGCCCCCGTTGAAGGTGAAGTCGGGCTGACCCCCGACCAGCAGCGTCAGCGTGACGTGGCCAACGAACTGGCCGAATACGGTTTGGTGGAGACGCTGAGCTACCCGTTCGTCGGCGATGCCGATTTCAAGGCGTTCGGTTACGACTCCGACGAGATCAAGCCGGTAAGTGTCGAAGTCGCCAACCCGTTGGCCGGCGACCGTCCGTACCTGCGTCGTGAAGTCCTGCCTACGCTCGCACAGACCGTACAGCGCAATCTTCGTCGTGGTCTCGAGAACATCTCGTTGTATGAGATTGGTCACGTCTATCTTTGGGATCCGAACGCTCCGGCCATCCCGGCTCTGCCTGGTGGTCAGCGTCCGAGTGATGAAGCCCTCAAGGCGCTTGATGCGGGACTACCTGAGCAACCGCTGCATGTCGCCGCGATCCTGACCGGGAAGGCCGTCGAAACCGGTTGGCTCGGCGAAAGCCGCAATGTCGACTACAGCGATGCCATCGAAGCGATGAACCGTGTAGTCGATCGCCTTGGCGCCAATGTCACCATCGTACAGCCAGAACCGCAGGATGTTCCGATGCAATGGCATCCGGGACGTGCCGCCAAGGTTATGGCCGGCGGCACGTTTGTCGGTATGGTTGGTGAGCTGCATCCGCACGTCAACACGGCGCTTGGCTTCCCAGAGCATTCAGCGGCGTTCGAGCTGAACCTAACCGCCCTCTTCGCCACGCTGAGCGGCAAGCCAGTGCAGGCTAAGCCGATCTCGACCTTCCCGCCGGTCAAGCAGGATCTCGCTTTCACGATCCCCGATACAGTCACTGCGGCACAATTGCAGCAGCTCATTGAGGACGCTGCCAGCGATAACCTGGAGTCCATCGAGCTCTTCGACGTGTTCTCCGGCGACCAGCTGGGCGAGCATCAGAAGTCCCTTGCTTACTCTGTCACGTTCCGCTCTCCGGATAAGACACTCACCAGCGACGACACGGAGGCCATCAGAAAGGCTATTGTCGATAAAGCGGAAACGATTGGTGCACAATTGCGCGCCTGA